The Urbifossiella limnaea nucleotide sequence CGCAAGCGCTGGGGGTTCAAGGCGGCAGTGTCGCCGGACGGCAAGACTGTCGCCGCGGCTAACGTGCAGGCGGCGGCGGTGACGCTTTGGGAGGCCGACACGGGGAAGCTGCTCGCCACGCTTACCGAGCCGGGCGGAAAGGTGACAGGCCTACGGTTCATGAGCGACCGGACGCTCAGCGAGGATCGCGAGGGCAAGAGGTATTTCCGCGACCTGACGGGCGACCGGGCGATGGTGCAGGAGATCGGCTCGGCCGAGCCGTGGGTGACGGCCGAGACTGTGGACGGCCGTCTACAGGCCATGTCCGATAGCAAGTCGCTGACGCTCAGTGATGTGACTGGAGGGATGCATCACTTGCTGTGGCGGCCGCGGCCGGCGCCGGCGACCGCCTTGGTCTTCTTCGCCGACGGAAAGACGCTCGCCGTCGGCGCCGCGGACGGCCTGCGACTTTACGACACGGAGACGCGCCGCGAGCGCGGCTGGATTCAGACGCTCAGCATCCGATCGCTCGCCGTCTCCGCCGACGGGGCGTTCCTGGCGGCGGCAATGGAGCACGGGCCGGCGGTGCTGCTGTGGCGGACCGCAGACCTGCAACCGCGATGATTCTCATCCGGATTTTTGTTTCCGCGGAGCGTGGGCCGGGTCGCGGAAACAAGTGCATCCGCGAGAGCAACCGCCCGACTCGTAGCAACTCTCGACGGGAATAAGCCTTGCGGCAGCCCGCATCATCCCGCAGGATCGCGGCCGTTCTTCCACGACCCGGCCAGCTTCTGATCGGCAGGCGGGAACAGTGTGCGGCCGGAGTCTGAACCGGACCATCCGGCGATCGTCCCCGGCGGCGTCCGACCCGCGCTGCGCTTGACCCAGCGCTCGGCCCAGTCGCCGCTCGCTGCCGCCACCTCCCGGCGCTCACGGTCCCAGTACACGGGCGCGTTACCGGCCCAGACGCTTGCCTCGGCCATCGCGCACACCGTCGCCCCGACCGCGGCCAGGTCCGGCGGGCAGAACGTCGATTGCCGTCGCGCACCCACGCACTCCAGGAAATTCTCCCACAGCGCTTCCGTCTCGTTCCGCGGCGGCTCGACCGTCACCACACTCGTCGGCTCCGGCGACCGCGGAGAGCGGGCCGGGTAGCTGGCGCCGCGGTGCGGGTCGTCACGGAACAACTGGAAACCGCCGCGGACGAACCGCAGCGCCCCGAGCCGGCCGCGAACGAGCTCGTCCGTCGGGAAACCGCTCACGGTCGCGGCCGTCGCCACGAGTTGCAGGCCCTCGTCGTAGTCGGCGACGACCGTCGCCACGTCCGGGACGCTGCGGCCGTCGGCTTCGAGCACGATGCCGCCGCCGGCGGTCACGCGTGCCGGCTCGCGCACGCCGAGCGCCGCGACCATGTGCGTAACGGGATGGCACAGTAAGTCGGAGAGCGGGCCGCCGCTCAGCTCGCGAACGCAGCGCCACTGCGCGAACGCGGCGCGGTCGAACGGCAGTTCCTTCGGCGACGGGCCGAGCGGCTTCCCGGCGAACTCCACGCGGTGCCCGAGAAACCGGTCCCAGTCGACCGTCCGCGGCGTCATCTCGCGCGCCAGGCGGTAGTAGCGCCACTGGCCGCGGGCGTCGTTGCGGAAGGCACCGGTCTGGGCGTGGCCGACGTGGCCGAGGGTGCCGGTACGGATCGCGTCGAAGGCCCGGACCCACACCGCGTCGGCCATCCCCTGAACGCCGACGGTGACGACGCGGCCGGTGTGCCGCCAGGCGTCCACGACTGCCACGGCTTCCTCGGCGCGGCGCACGAACGGCGCTTCGACCAGCACGTCCTTGCCGGCGCGGACGGCGTCGACGGTCATCTTGCCGTGCCAGTGGTCGGGCGTGGCGATCACCACCACATCGACATCGGCGCGGTCCAGGACGCGGCGGTAATCCTTGGTGACGCGGCCGGCGTCGGCGGGGTCGAGGCCGAACTTGCGGGCTGAGGGGTAAAGCCCTTGCGAGTACTTGCGGCGCGTCGTCTTGCCGCCGAAGACCACGTCGTACTCGTCGTCGAGGCCGTCCCACACGTCGCACACGGCGACGGGGACGACGCCCTTCCCTTCGCGCGCGAAGCGGGCCACGAGGTCGATGTGGGCCTGGGCGCGGCCGCCGCACCCGACGAAGCCGACGCGCAGCCGGTCGTTGCTACCGGCGACGGCGGCGTAGCTGCTCGCGGGGAGCGACAGGGTGGCGGCAGTGCCGAGGAACTTGCGACGGTCGAGCGGGGGTGCCATGCGGTCAGGTACTCGAGTTCGGTTGCCGCTCGCAGCTTCACGCCGGGCGGCGCAACCTGTTGGCCTACCGGTTCTGACAACGCACGCCCCGGAGTAGTTCCCATCTTACTCGAACCGACGGCTCGCCGCCGTGCGCCAAACCACTAAGATTGGTCTGGTTTGCGCCCCGCACCCCGAACCCCACCCGGAAATGCAAGCGAAACTGGCCCTGGAAGACGGCACCGTGTACACCGGCCGGGCGTTCGGCGCCGCCGCCGAATCGGCCGGCGAAGTCGTGTTTAACACCAGCATGACCGGCTACCAGGAAATCCTCACCGACCCCAGCTACACGGGCCAAATCGTCACCATGACGTACCCGCTGATGGGCAACTACGGCACCACCGCCCTCGACGCCGAGTCCGACCGAGTGAGGGTGGCCGGGTTCGTCGTCCGCGAGCTCACGCAGGTGCCGAGCAACTTCCGCAGCACCCGCGACCTCGACGGCTACCTTCGCGCGGCCGGCGTCACCGGCATCGAGGGGATCGACACGCGGGCACTCGTCCGCCGGCTCCGCGTCCGTGGGGCGATGAACGGCGTGCTGTCGGCGACGGAGTCGGACGACGCCAAGCTGGTGGCGAAGGCGAAGGCCTTTCCCGGGATGGCCGGCCGCGACCTGGTTCGCGAGGTGGTGCCGCCAAAGCCGTTCACCTGGACCGAGGGATTCGGCCGGTTCGCCGAGCACGTGCTGCCGGCGCGGCCCGCCGACCGGCACGTCGTCGCCGTTGATTACGGCATGAAGTGGAACATCCTCCGCTGCCTGACGCAGGTCGGGTGCAAGGTGACCGTCGTGCCCGGCACCGCGACGGCCGACGAAATCCTGAGTTACGACCCGGACGGCATCTTTCTGTCGAACGGCCCCGGCGACCCGGCCGCGGTCGGCTACGCCATCGACGCGGTGAAGGGCGTACTCGGCAAGAAGCCGGTGTTCGGCATCTGCCTGGGTCATCAACTGCTCGGACTGGCGCTGGGGGCGAAGACGTTCAAGTTGAAGTTCGGCCACCGCGGGGCGAACCAGCCGGTGCTGGACCGGCGGACGGGCAAGGTGGAGATCACGACGCAGAACCACGGCTTCTCGGTGGACCCTTCGACGCTGCCGGCGGGTGCCGAGCCGACGCACGTGAACCTGAATGACCAGACGCTCGAGGGGCTTCGGCACACGGGGCTACGGGCATTCAGCGTACAGTACCACCCTGAAGCCGCGGCCGGCCCGCACGACAGCAGTTACCTCTTCGAGGAGTTCCGCACGCTGATGGGCTGAGCCGGTTTCGCCGCCCGCGGTGTCGCGAGCGGCGTTCAGTCACTTCTTCGCCGGAGGCCCAGGGTCGTACGCCGGGATCGGGTGCTTCGCCTCCCACTCGGCCCACTTCCGCTGCGCCCGGTCGCGGTCCTCATCGGCCATGAATGCGTACGTCGGGTACGGGTTCTGGACCGGGTTCAGGTTCGCCCCGGGGGCCGTCTGGAACCCGTACTCGTGCAGGTTCTGACCCGTCTCGGCGATCAGCAGCGCCAGTGCCACGTCGCGCAGCTGGCAGTTCGCCTGGATCGGTTGGCCGTTGGGGTTCTGCCCCAGATACACCGCCCCGACCAGCGTCTCGTTCTTCAACTGGGCCTTCAGGAACGGGTGCTCGGCCTTCTTGTTCCGCTGCACCAGGAACGTCAACGACTGCCCGCGGGACATGCCCTGCACGCCGTCGGCCGTCGCCGCCCGCCGCAGGATCGGGGTCATGTCCCTCACCTGACTGAGGTTCGGGTACGTGTTCACCAACTGACTCAAATCCTCCGGGCTGCTGCGGGTGTCGACCCACCGCAGCAACAGCTTCTTGTAGGCCTCGCCGTGCGCGTGGCCGGTCGGGTTCGTAGCGACCTGCAACGACTGAGGCTTCTGCGCCAGCATGGCTCCGTTGATGAACGTGAACGGCCCCGCCCGCGGGATGTCCGCCGAGGGGATCACCGTCTCGCCGAACAGCACGGTGGCGATGTCGGCGAGCGTCGGCTGCTTCGGCTGCGGGATGGGGCCGAACCCAACGCGGCCGAAGGCGTTCGGCTGCTCCGCCAGGTACACCGCCAGCCGCCGGTTGCCGACGGCGATGCCGCCCTCCCGCTTCGACCCGGCGACGGCCGTCAGCACTTCGCGGTTTTCGGGCGCCTTCATCAGCTCGGCGAAGAGCGCCCGGCTCGGGCGGTCATTACCGACCTGCTCGCGGAACTGGTCCCAGCCCGGCAGGTCGTGAGTTTTCTTGCCGTCGGCGTCGGCGACGAAGGCGTCGATGCGGAGCTGCAGGTCGGCGGCTTCGGCCCGCGGCAAGAGGCGCGCGGCGCGGGCGCGGACTTCGTAGTCCGGCGACCCGGCCACGGCTTCTAGTAGCGCCGGGCGGGCGGCGCGTCCGAGCTTGGCGAGTTCGGCCGAAGCCTCCTCGCGGGCCTGGTACGACGGGCTGCCGAGTTGCCGGACCAGCAGCCGGGCCTTCGCCAGTTGCTCGGCCGGAATGTCGACCGCGGGCGCGGGCTCGTCGGCGCGGCCGGTCCCCACGACCGCCGCGCCCGCCACCACCAGCACCGCCCACAGCCGAGGCATGGGAAACTCCGGGAGTGCTACCGAAGCTGACCGAAGTCGGGGTTCGCCGCCCGCCACGTCGTCCACTTCGCGAACGCCGCCGCCCGCCG carries:
- a CDS encoding WD40 repeat domain-containing protein yields the protein MRRVSLMLVPAMLVCGIVAATLWQLFQVPVTGPAAPEVAVWKERLDEVPVEIEHRPGSEPFQASHGADGLTVRRGSDRFELRHRIPFVNGTAFPSPTDGQTVRWNLDGPLLIGGRPVAQHRFQPQPLDATPMELMWDIKNPSDAPRDSLSAVWSRAGRVLVTAHGDGVIRVWDVDKGTVRTAIEPPAPTDGRKRWGFKAAVSPDGKTVAAANVQAAAVTLWEADTGKLLATLTEPGGKVTGLRFMSDRTLSEDREGKRYFRDLTGDRAMVQEIGSAEPWVTAETVDGRLQAMSDSKSLTLSDVTGGMHHLLWRPRPAPATALVFFADGKTLAVGAADGLRLYDTETRRERGWIQTLSIRSLAVSADGAFLAAAMEHGPAVLLWRTADLQPR
- a CDS encoding Gfo/Idh/MocA family protein; the encoded protein is MAPPLDRRKFLGTAATLSLPASSYAAVAGSNDRLRVGFVGCGGRAQAHIDLVARFAREGKGVVPVAVCDVWDGLDDEYDVVFGGKTTRRKYSQGLYPSARKFGLDPADAGRVTKDYRRVLDRADVDVVVIATPDHWHGKMTVDAVRAGKDVLVEAPFVRRAEEAVAVVDAWRHTGRVVTVGVQGMADAVWVRAFDAIRTGTLGHVGHAQTGAFRNDARGQWRYYRLAREMTPRTVDWDRFLGHRVEFAGKPLGPSPKELPFDRAAFAQWRCVRELSGGPLSDLLCHPVTHMVAALGVREPARVTAGGGIVLEADGRSVPDVATVVADYDEGLQLVATAATVSGFPTDELVRGRLGALRFVRGGFQLFRDDPHRGASYPARSPRSPEPTSVVTVEPPRNETEALWENFLECVGARRQSTFCPPDLAAVGATVCAMAEASVWAGNAPVYWDRERREVAAASGDWAERWVKRSAGRTPPGTIAGWSGSDSGRTLFPPADQKLAGSWKNGRDPAG
- the carA gene encoding glutamine-hydrolyzing carbamoyl-phosphate synthase small subunit, translating into MQAKLALEDGTVYTGRAFGAAAESAGEVVFNTSMTGYQEILTDPSYTGQIVTMTYPLMGNYGTTALDAESDRVRVAGFVVRELTQVPSNFRSTRDLDGYLRAAGVTGIEGIDTRALVRRLRVRGAMNGVLSATESDDAKLVAKAKAFPGMAGRDLVREVVPPKPFTWTEGFGRFAEHVLPARPADRHVVAVDYGMKWNILRCLTQVGCKVTVVPGTATADEILSYDPDGIFLSNGPGDPAAVGYAIDAVKGVLGKKPVFGICLGHQLLGLALGAKTFKLKFGHRGANQPVLDRRTGKVEITTQNHGFSVDPSTLPAGAEPTHVNLNDQTLEGLRHTGLRAFSVQYHPEAAAGPHDSSYLFEEFRTLMG